One Brassica napus cultivar Da-Ae chromosome C4, Da-Ae, whole genome shotgun sequence genomic region harbors:
- the LOC111198092 gene encoding gibberellin 20 oxidase 3, which translates to MSSITNLPHPGFDAKVLNNQPSNIPSEYVWSDEDKPSTDIKVLQVPILDISSFLSGQDNHVATSQASRLVSEAAKLHGFFLVTNHGVQEGILARAYKCMGTFFDLPASEKQKAKRKWGEISGYADSFAGRFYSELPWKETLTFRFSAEEKFRSGTETVKDLRF; encoded by the coding sequence ATGTCCTCCATTACAAATCTTCCCCATCCAGGCTTCGATGCAAAAGTCTTAAACAACCAACCAAGCAACATACCATCGGAATACGTATGGTCCGACGAAGACAAACCTTCCACCGACATCAAAGTGCTCCAAGTCCCTATCCTCGACATCTCCAGTTTTCTCTCCGGACAAGACAACCATGTCGCGACTTCTCAAGCGTCTAGGCTCGTGTCCGAAGCTGCGAAGCTTCACGGCTTCTTCCTCGTCACAAACCATGGAGTTCAGGAGGGGATATTAGCACGTGCCTACAAGTGTATGGGAACTTTTTTTGACTTGCCGGCATCGGAGAAACAGAAAGCCAAGAGGAAATGGGGTGAGATCTCCGGTTACGCCGATAGCTTTGCCGGAAGATTCTACTCGGAGCTTCCGTGGAAGGAAACATTGACGTTTAGATTCTCTGCAGAGGAGAAGTTCAGGAGCGGCACGGAAACAGTTAAAGATTTACGTTTCTAA